Within Takifugu flavidus isolate HTHZ2018 chromosome 12, ASM371156v2, whole genome shotgun sequence, the genomic segment CAGACACGGACATTAGGACGGTGCCAACGTCGGGGTCATGCAGGTCAAAGCGTGAATCAAAGCGTTCATTCGCAGCCTCTGATTGGACCCTCTTTACCAGGGAGCAGCATTAAGAGTGACCCGTCTCCTATCGTTGGGCCCCGCCGGGGCCCGTGACCAGGCGGTGGTGCACATTCACAGCTGCAGACGCCAGCAAGCGGACAGGCCGGAGTTTCCTCACGCTCGCTCTGTCAGCACATTCTGGATTCTCTTTTGCTTTTGGGCCAACAGCCAAGTGCAAAACCCATGTCAAGGTGCTGTCTGCACCATCCAACCTTTGCTGCCATCTTGAAGTTAGGTCACctcaacttcctgttcctgaggAGGGTTCAGATGGTTAACGGTCACAGGATGTGATTCCTCTGGTTGGCCCTATGAATGCTAacttgtcctgctgctcagactGTGGACTGAGAGTTAAAGACACTTATTTTATACTTTCTTAAATAGAACTAAAAATGGGCGCTATGCCGTAACAGAGCtaagaaaaagacaataaactCCAGAAGGTTCCAGCTCTGGCCCCGCCACGAGGAAAAACTACAGACCGCAAATATTTTACGAGCACTTTCCTTCTGCAGTTCTTTGCTCCATTTGATGCTGAGACTCGACGGCAGAGCTGTAAACTGTGTTTGGCTCATGGCACAAAGACGCATGTGCACATCTCTGGTCTGGAGGAGCATGAATGGAGTCGTGCCCAGGCGCTCCACCAAAAGTATTTAATAATTCTCTGGCTCAAGTGCAGCCAGACCGCAGGAGACCAAGCGCACATGCTCGGCAGCGGAACCACAGATGTCTTATCTCTGTCGGACCGGCGCAGGAACCCGTCCCCTCTTACTGTAACTGATCTGCACGCTTACGTAACCGTTATTACACAGTCATACAGGGCTGGCAGCTCGcagcctcttttctctctgcattGCTCTTAATAAACCCTCACTGACCACAACTGGAAGTCAGATGCTCGTTAGAGCCTCTGCACTCAatgccctcagcttctgccctcagcttctgccctcagcttctgccctcagcttctgccctcatgttctgccctcagcttctgccctcagcttctgccctcaTGTTCTGCCCTCATGttctgccctcagcttctgccctcatgttctgccctcagcttctgccctcagcttctgccctcaTGTTCTGCCCTCAGGttctgccctcagcttctgccctcaggttctgccctcagcttctgccctcagcttctgccctcagcttctggcctcagcttctgccctcagcttctgccctcagcttctggcctcagcttctgccctcagcttctgccctcagcttctgccctcaGGTTCTGCCCTCAGGTTCTGCCCTCAGGTTCTGCCCTTAGcttctgccctcagcttctgccctcaGGTTCTGCCCTCAGGTTCTGCCCTCAGGctctgccctcagcttctgccctcaggttctgccctcagcttctgccctcagcttctgccctcaGGTTCTGCCCTCAGGTTCTGCCCTCAGGttctgccctcagcttctgccccCAGGTTCTGCCCTCTACTTTTGTGCACTGCCATCCAAGACTCACATACCTTGAAAAGGCTCCGTCAGGGTCTGGAGCTGCGTTCATGTGTTTTAGTGTAACTGGAGACCCGTGGTTATTGTTGGACCCTTGCCCAGTCAGGAGGACCCGATAAGACGCGTCGGGACACGTCTGACTGATGTGAGGCTGATATCTAGTGTGAGGACGCCATCCCTGCTTTGAACGACTGCTAACCACTGACGTTCATGTGTAATTCAGccctgaaataataaaaactacagaaaatggaaaaagatggagaTTAAATGTGGAAATAAAACCTAAACCGTGACAGAAACCGAGACTTTCCTGCAGAAACAATCCTAAAATAACCGTCCCAAGGCCACAAACATGTTTTCTTGACAAGAGGAAGTTGTGTTTTCGGTGCATTGTTGCTGTATCGCCATGGTAACCGCCGTGCAATGTGTTGGTAGAGAATCCTGACGGTTGCAGTTACTCTAAGTGTTTTAACCTCGAGAATGTTCGGGCTGTCTTCTCCCTGTTGCAAAGTCCATCCGTGCGTCCGTGTCTGGCTCAGAACCCTGAAATGATCTTTACTGCGCAGCAGACTTTGACCGTCCAAGGTAATTTCCTTATCTTACAGCAGATACCAGCCGCCCCTCCACCCGGGTGTAGCAGTTTCCTGGATTTGACAAACGTGGCGTCTGGACTCGCTGAGGAAGTGTGGCTTTAGCCTGCACATCCCATAATACACAGCTTTCTCCCGAGCCATGAGGTACGACAGAGGATGGGCTCCCGACCCAGACACACGACCCCAACCCGAAACCCTCAGAGAGGCGTCATTAGCACGTTCATTAGCAACGAAAACCCCGATTTCATAAAgctcagtgtctgctgatcaTTCTGCTTATTTAAAGCTCAACTCCTCTAAAGTCAGTTGAGTTCCATCACTTAACTTTGAGGCTCAGATTCAAACCAAAGACCAGAGAAGCAGCTCTGCTTCCTCATTGAAAGCAAGCGtagggaggaaatgagagaaTACTCACTGCGTGAGTCAGTGTCCTGCTGTCGGAGCCCTGCTGCCTTCTAATGCAGATGTGCAAATGCTTCACAGAGGGTATATAATTCCCGGGGCCCTCCCTCTCCCAAACACTGGCTTAAAAGGAGGAGATGGAACAAGATGACCTCACAACGTCTGGTTGATAggcagaaagagggaggaggaaggagagtgatgaaggagagagagcaagagaaaaaagaggaaccTTCCTCCTTAAAAGGGCATTGGCCTTTAAGCAgctttcctcctcagctcggcCCCTCTCATGGCGTTTGGAAGCCCAGCCTTATTTGGGTAGAGCTGCGTGCAGCCGAGCCACGGCGGCCGGCCCGAGTTGGGCTGGTCAGCAGGAATTTTTCAAATACCAGCGTCACATCCCTCCCTATTCAGCAGAATGGTGAGGGAGCACCACAATACCGCCTTGTTCCTCGGCTACACGGGCGCCCCCACCGACGGGGACGGAGCTGCTCAAGGGCACTTCAGCTCCCGGGAATGTGTGTGTCACCGCACGGAACTCTAAGGGCTCAGACTTTACCTTAGTCATGACAGCATGAGCACGGAGAAAAGAAGAGGTAGTTGAAAGATGGataagggagggagggagggagggagggagggaaggggggaagggagggagggagggagggaggggggagggagggaagtgagggagggaggggggaggggggagggaagggaggggggggaaaggaaggagggaggaagggagggaggaagggagggaagggaagggaagggaagggaagggaagggaagggaagggagggagggaggggaagggaagggaagggaaaggaaaggaaggagggaaggagggagggaaggaaggaaggaaggaaagattAAATAATTTACATGCAGGCAGAGATCTTCTACTGGTCACAAGTCAtctctctcctttattctctctttctctgtttctctgtgtgtgtgtgtgtgtgtgtattaacaGCGAGTGTGTATTAacagtgtgtgtggtgagtgtgtgttactgtgtgtttgccccccccccccccgtttcccCCAGGTCCACATATCAAGCACGTGTCTACGGTTCTGTGTCCAACAGCCTTTATTACAGGTTAATAACACCAACAGCCTTTATTACAGGTCAATAACGTTCAGGCTACGTCCAGTGTGTCCACGCCCCCAGCGAGGCCCCCCAGCCTCGGGGTCAGTCGGTGTCGGGGTAGACGATGTGACCGGTGAAGATGTTGTTGTGCAGGCCGTTGCAGAGCTTCCTCCCAGACATCAGCTCCACGTACACCTGATCTCctctctgcatctgcagcaggaCCACCTGAAACGCAGATGATTCCTCACATCTGCCCCCagctgctgcccccctccccccgcggCGAACACCCATTATCTGACCTGGGTGGCGCTGTCTTCACCATCCTCACGGTTGTTCTCCCATATGCTGACCGTCACGTTCCCGTTCTTCATCAGCTGACACTGCAGACACCAGGATGCACCGAGAGGAATGACaaccagccaccagggggcagtccTGAGGCTCCTTACAGGCTCTCCGACTCACTTACTTTATGATAAATGCGTGTGTCCTTTTCCACCAACGAGTAGACGGTGTAGGAAAAGAGATAAACGCCGGCGATGGGAGCAGTGAAGACACCTGACGAAGGAGGAGACGTGTTAGCTGAAGCTCAGCACAGGTGTTCTTACCTGCACCCTGTGTCTCTGTTACCTAGCGAAGGGTTATATCCTTGGCCGTGGTTCAGCGTGACGGAGGCATACGGGAGGGGCACGTTGGTGTTGAAGGGCCCAAAGCACCTCTCATTAGTTCCAGGAATCAAGACGGCAACGTTGGGGTTCATGGTGGCTTTGAAGGCAACCTTGATACTCTCTGAGGTACAGAAGGATTTATTTATCCAGGGCTACCGACGCTCACGCATGTGAAACACCTGTTGTGTGCACGTTTCATCCCTCACCTGAGTGCTGGAGAACTCTGCTGCCGAGCTGGCTGACGTCATTCCACAGAGTTTTCAACCTCGTGaaggtctcctcctccagctggtacATGTCGTTGGCTGCACAGCAGCACCCCCGCTGGCGGGTGAAGGTACAGTTGCAGTCCCACTTGTCACAGGTCAGCGGCTCGGTCCATTTAACTGGGAACAGATGGAGGTACGgtgggaaacagcagcagcatcaggggaGAAGCACGTGCACCAAGACCTGGCTGTTCCTGCCACTTACGCGCAGCATCCTGCAGAATTTGGATGCTGTTGGACTGGGCTCCCACGTGACCACAGAGAAATAGCGCCTCCAACAGGAACAAGAGTGGAAATACAAATATCTATCAAATAAAGGAGGCTACGATTAAAACACGATTAAGAACATGAACTCAGCAACatggagggttagagttagagggttagggttagggttagggttagggttagggttagggttagggtaggggtagagttagggttagagggttagggttagagttagagggttagggttagggttagagttagggtgagggtagggttagggttagggtagggtagggttagggttagggtgagggtgagggttagggttagggtagggttagagttagagggttagggtaggggtagagttagggttagggtagggtagggttagggttagggttagggttagggtagagggttagggttagggtagagttagggtgagggttagggtagagtgagagtgagggttagggtagggttagagttagagggttagggtgagggtgagagttagggttagggttagggttagagggttaggtttccCCCCAACACATCAGGCTGAACATACAAATGCACAAATGAAGGACAGGATCAAAACTAACAACCTACCATTTCGCTGGTCTCTCCCACAAAACGAAGCTGCTGTGAGTTTGTGGAGGCAGATTTAAACCCAGACTGGTTTGGGTGGCACAAAACCAGGGtccagctccgcctcctcgACACCGACACCCTCTCTGGGACCACCTGCGTGGCTGCTGTCACCCTCTACGGTCTTTGTTCTGTCCATAAAGACTCTTACGAGGACAACGGTGTCCAGTTCCGTCTGACACCCTCTACTCACAAACACTGTTGTTTTATGTTTCCCTGCTGCCCTAAATTGCTCGACAGTGAACAGAACAAACACCAGTCCGGATTCTCACGAGAGAAAAGGGATCCGACGTGTGATGTGAAAGTTCTGCAGGACAATCAGAAGAATCCCAGCAGGTTGTACACTCATAAAGAAATCCTCCAAATGTAGGAGGCAGATAACAACGTGTCAGTGGAGGAGTGACGGGCGTGGACAAGTGGACCTGTCAGTCCCTCGTGGATGCTCATGAGAGCCAGGAGACcagggatgatgatgaagatgaagatgaggatgatgacgatgaccTCTGAGAACCATCCATTCAcaccctctccacctcctcccgtTGCACTGAGGAGGAAACTTGTGGAGTGAGAACATGCAGGAGAGAAGCTGCTTCCACAAAAGTTTTCCTTTGCATCTTCTCTCGTCCCCTTAGGTAACAGGGTGTTTCCTGGGTCGAAGGCCAGGAATCCCCCAGTCAGCTGACCCAGTTCAGTCTTACCTGCCACATTCAAGCCAGCGTGTCTCAGGTGTTTTACCACCACAGAACGTTCCAAAGCCATTATACTCCGACCTCTGGTGTGTTTTACAGGACGACCCTGAAGACTGGGGACCATGAGGGGGTCTCTTACATCTGGGGATCACAGCTCATGTCTCTGTGATTAATGAAAGTATTGGAGTGTTTTATTAATAGAATGTTATTTTGGTTGTGCTAAATTCAAATGTATAGATCATAAAATGAATGAGGTTGCCTGTAGTTCCACAGCCTGCCTCAGGAGGCGCCCTGAGGGTGATTGTGTCGTAAACATGTCTATAGTAGAACAGCTTGCTTATAACAGTATAATTAACTACAAGGATGTGAATCCTGAGGCTGGAGGCCCAAACCATGGAAAGACTAGAGTCCTGCTGAGCTGTGGCTGCTTCAGGAGTTAATGTAATCATAGAAATTCACTAAAAAACTGTTTCTGATGCGTGCATCACAGgttgactccagctccagtggAGCTCACATGAGGTGAGGGGGTTGGAAatctcctcccacagcccacaACCAACAACAAAAGGGTCACATTTCAACCTTGGTTCATGCTAATCTCATCTGTGTGAATGTCATTTCTGCTGACTGCAACATTCCTGATTACTGTGGAATAACGAAGGAGATAATATTTCAGTAATGTTTAATGTGTTTCTCTTGGAATCATCAAATACATCATGCTGGTCTTTGCCttgaaagagagaaaatgatcTACAGTTGCAACGATCAGTAACACACAGGCTTCATCTCCAGGCCTTTATTAGCGGCTGGAGCAGCACAGTAACACACGGGCTTCATCTCCAGGCCTTTATTAGCGGCTGGAGCAGCACAGTAACACACGGGCTTCATCTCCAGGCCTTTATCAGCGGCTGGAGCAGCACAGTAACACACGGGCTTCATCTCCAGGCCTTTATTAGCGGCTGGAGCAGCACAGTAACACACGGGCTTCATCTCCAGGCCTTTATTAGCGGCTGGAGCAGCACAGTAACACACAGGCTTCATCTCCAGGCCTTTATTAGCGGCTGGAGAGCAGCCAGTACACACAGGCTTCATCTCCAGGCCTTTATTAGCGGCTGGAGCAGCACAGTAACACACAACTCAGTCAGCGTAGAGCAGGAAGGCACTGAAAGTGTTGTAGTGGTTGTGGTCATCACAGAGGAAGCAGCCTTGGTCCAGGTGAATGGATGGTTCTGACTGACACCTGGTCCCCGGCCTGCAGGTGAAGGGCCACCACAGTGGTGGTGctgtcctcctggtcctgcttgTTCTTCTCGCTCAGCCCAGTGACCTTCAGGCCGTTAACCTGCAGACCAGCACAGGCCGCCAGTGTGGTACTGGAGGCACCGGCATCGCTGTAGACGGTGAGCGCCAGACTGTAGACCCCCGAGCGAGGGACGGTGAAGACCCCGGTGCTCCCGTTGTAGCCATCACCCTGATTGATGAAGACGTGTTTGTAGGTCACGACCTTGTGGGCGCCGAAGGGGCCGAAGCATTCCAAGCCCTCCTCAGAGTAAAGGGCGACAGACATGGCGACGTAGTTGgctggagacggaggtgaagaGTGCGAGGGTCACTACGTCCACAGAGACCACGtgactgaggtcagaggtcgcgcCCCTTACCTTTCACGAGGCTCAGACTCTGCTCCGTCTGCAGGTACGTCTCCTCCAGCTCGTTCAGGCTCCTGTTGAAATGTGTCCTCAGCCTGTTCACGTCCTGCAGCATcaggcagcagtggcaggaacGCCGCTCCGCCACGCACGCTGCACGGgagaacacacaaacgcacgttGCCTTTCTGCAGCGAGGCGGCGCGGCGGGACGCAGGGCGCCGGCGCCCACTTACCGTGGCCCGGTTTGGGCTCTGGGGTAGTTTGTCCAGGCTGGTTCCAGGAATACTTGGCAACAGCTGGACACAgcaaacagagcagcacaaacccTGGACGGGGAAAATAGAGAATAAAGAGCCGGAAACATCTCGCACGCCGGATCAGGCGCCGCGGCGCCGTACATCCGAGCTGGTTCTGTCAATATCTCACCTCTCATGGCGCCACTCCTGAAATGTGAGGGACTGATCCGGAGCATCGGGGTGGTTCTGCACACACGTCCTCCCTCCTGTATTCCTCCTGCCTTTCTTTGCTCCACCTTGTTCTCTTTTCCCTTTGTTGTTTTGCCTCTTTTACCCTGATCTGCCCCAGCGACACCCTCCTGCCCCAGAGGGGTTTTATCTACCACATCAACGGAACCCTTGGTTGGACCGCTGACCCGGCCTGAGCTGACAGGTGTTCTACGTTAGTACTTAAACtgaggcttttttctttttggtggAATTTAGTTTACtcatttttaaatctgctttatttattctgcATCATTAAAATGAGGCATTTTTGCTGTAGAAACGTTGTTGTTGGATGGAACCTTCAAACGGACCCGTTTGGGCATCACTCTTAAACACCaggagtgagagagtgagagagctCTCGTGATGTGACGACAGCTTTAATCCAAAGAATTGATGTTTCATCAAATGATGCTTCTGCATTTAATTCAAATCATCTTGAAAGATGAACCTTTAGTGTTTGTTAATTATgtggaggttttctttttttcttttaaacttttCAACATTCTTAATTTATCAGGCAGTTTCAAGACCGAGTTATCCAACAACAGTCTTGGTAAAGAGTTTGAGCTCAAGCACAATTTTAATGGTGATTAGACAAAGGACGAGTTCCTGAACGTGACCGAAGGGATTCAACCT encodes:
- the cbln18 gene encoding cerebellin 18, which produces MIFVFPLLFLLEALFLCGHVGAQSNSIQILQDAALKWTEPLTCDKWDCNCTFTRQRGCCCAANDMYQLEEETFTRLKTLWNDVSQLGSRVLQHSESIKVAFKATMNPNVAVLIPGTNERCFGPFNTNVPLPYASVTLNHGQGYNPSLGVFTAPIAGVYLFSYTVYSLVEKDTRIYHKCQLMKNGNVTVSIWENNREDGEDSATQVVLLQMQRGDQVYVELMSGRKLCNGLHNNIFTGHIVYPDTD
- the LOC130534770 gene encoding uncharacterized protein LOC130534770 translates to MLRISPSHFRSGAMRGFVLLCLLCPAVAKYSWNQPGQTTPEPKPGHACVAERRSCHCCLMLQDVNRLRTHFNRSLNELEETYLQTEQSLSLVKANYVAMSVALYSEEGLECFGPFGAHKVVTYKHVFINQGDGYNGSTGVFTVPRSGVYSLALTVYSDAGASSTTLAACAGLQVNGLKVTGLSEKNKQDQEDSTTTVVALHLQAGDQVSVRTIHSPGPRLLPL